The Dermacentor silvarum isolate Dsil-2018 chromosome 3, BIME_Dsil_1.4, whole genome shotgun sequence region gctcccgCGGAGCTCGGTTTCGATTTTGCCTGGATTTACCACTGAAATTCGTTGATAAATACCTCGAATTAGGGGAGATTTTCAAGATCTTAAGAAAATAAGGGTGCATGAAGATGTGACTGCCTTCAAGTTTGCCATTTAGACAACTGCCCCTATGACGCTAATAATAATGTTAATAAATTTCGGTTAATTACTGTGtgctgaagctcacgttattagcggcaaagtacaTGTCCACCCCGCCTAGGCACTACTCTGCAAAAACGCCACATTCGCTGGACTTATCACCTGTATATAAAATATCTGCATTGttaaaaagaagggaaaaaacaTTCGGTATAGCGTCACGCGCACGGCGGAGCCAAAGGGGGAAAGTAGAGAAAGCGCGACGAGCCGGCCGCTGCCTGTTGGCCTTGAATGAACGTCCTTTCCTTTGTGCTACGGTAGGCATCTAGCatattgtaaataaacccatGCCATCCGTAACAAGtttggtggaggtgtggggtgGATCACACAGGATGACCGAGCTCTACCACTCCTTCGACAGCAAACGGTTGGCCGGGCTGCGGAAGAAAGCATTTGTCCAAGGCAAGCTGATTGCTGGACACCTCACCGAGAAGCACGCAGATTCTCAGGCAAAGAGAATGAGTACGTCGAAAACTGATTGAGACACTACGAGGGGGCACGTGAGCCGCCACAATTAATGGAAGACCGCTGCACAGCCCTCTAACGTTTTTTTCCTTGTCGGAACTGCCGGTTCGACGATAACGATGGCGCGCTCGCAACCGGAGTCAGCTTCCtcgaagagataaagaaatgctttggTGATTCCCTTTCGGAAAATAAAAAAGGCTGAGAAACCACTTTCACGACGAGCGTAGCTACCGAGAGAGACGTGTACTACATATATTGAAGAAATTCTGAAGCTTTGTTGATGTCGGACGAGGACAAAGTCGGACACCTACTCAAGGGAATAGCAGAATGTGTGTGCAATTTTTTATCCCCAAGGAAAACCTTACTACCCCGCGCGACTTGAGGCGTCATATGTTCGAGGCTCTTAAAACACGCCAGATTCTTCCGAAGTTCGGTCGGCTGGATAGCGTGACTACCGAAGCAAGTGTGGATGCATCTGCCTCTAACGACCTTGCCGTTTTCGCACGACGAGTTGTCACAAATGAACTGGCTCACTTTCAAGGCGGAGATGCCAACCGCGTGGGCATCCGTTGTGAGCGCTACATGGAGGCACCGGCGCCTTGGCCATAACCTGTCTGCAGTGACTGCAGCGTTTACGACGACACTCATGGCCAGGTACCATGCTTCAGCCACAATCTACGGTATTTGAGCATCGACAGGACATACAGCCTCGGCGTGAGTCTCGTGTCTACAATACGTCTTGGAGATCTGTGCCCAACTTCGATGAAAATCGCAGCCCACCTGTGCGCTACAGCTGCATGACTCAGGGACACATTGCGAGGTATTGCCGCCGTCACCCACAACTTGCTCCGGGAGATTTCGCacatccgcctcgcacgcaagaAGCTGCATCCTTTCAACTCTGACACTTCGATCGCCATCTCCACGTCGCCACTCGCCTACGCCGCCCCAGCTGGGatactagctggtgcgaccgatggatgTGAGGTCGCGGGACGGCCACTTTTGAAAATGCCTCTGACCGTTGTCATGTTAAAGGAACAAAGTGGGTGTTCGTGTCGATGGTGTAAATACTGGTGCTTCGGTAGATACTGGTGCTTCCGTGTCTGCGATGTGTTTTTCGGTCAATAACCGCCGAGGAGCGAAAGTGATGTTTGCTTGGAACGGAAATGCCACTTTTCCTGAATTGGCGGCGAACTGTTACGTCCCTTGGGAGTATGTTCTGTTGTGATAACAGCTGGTAGAAAGGCAATTCGAATCGAATTTACTGTATACTAGCACGCATGACGTAATTCTTGGTACTGACCTTTTACGGGAGGGTGGAGCAACATTGGACTGCAGAGCTGGTCAAATTTTACTTAGCAGCGATATCCGACCCCCAGCGCTTGACGACATTCCATCCAAGAAAGAAAATGTATTTTCCTTGTCTACTGTTGCAGGTTTGCCTGCGCAATCGGGAGTGTTCATCCTAGTGACCTCGTCACGCATCCACGCTGGTTTCTGCTATGGATTAATTGAACCTGAATACATCAACACTTTAACGAAGAATGTGATTGTCTCTCGGTCACATATCGTAGTTGAAGACGGTTGTGCTCACTTGTAGACGGTAAATGTGTCCTCCGAGTCGGTTCTTTTGTGTGCCGGGCTTTAGTTGGCGATTCCACGTCGACTACAGACGCGCAGCCGCAGTGACGAAGAAAGATTTGCATCCTTTCCCATGTATAGATGACGACAGTTTACATTCTTCCACGTACTTCTCTGTCGATCTGCACTCAAGCTACTGGTAGAACCGATGCACCCGCCAGAcaagaagactgccttcataaagCCGGATGGACACTTAGAGTTTACTATAATTCATTTCGGTTTGTGTAATGCTCCGGCGACCTTCGAACAATTCATGGACACGATCCCGTGCGGACTTCGATGCGaaatatgcatgtgttacctgGACGGCGTTGTCATTTGCAGCAAGACATTTCACTGGCACAACCAACGACTCAAAGTTGTCCTTGACTGCATGCGGCGAGCTTGACTGATTCTAAACTGGAAATAGTTGGCGAGCGTCAAACCCGTGTTTCGTGTTTCCTCGTCGACAAATGAGGCATCACTCGAAATCGGTCCACGACCCATCCCGGTAAATTCCTCACTGGCGTAACCTACTTCTCCTCGCCCGTACCTCCTCGCCCgtactcctcctcctccatttTCTTTCTCCTCTACCTTCCCCTGCCGAGGCGCGGCATATCTAAGGCCGACGCCGAGGCCGCGAAGAATATACCCCCAGGACATCTACTTACTTCCTACCTGAGAATTTCTATTTAGGAGAGATGATATAACTCAAGCGTGAATTTTCTTAGCACATTTATAAGCTTCTTCCATGCACTTCGTCCATGCAAGCGTTGGTCAGTGTTCATGCTACGTAACATATGTTGCTCAAGCACTGTGAGCTATGTGTAAGGCATGACTCGCAGGCTGCGTGCAGCAGGTTGCAGGCGGCGTACCCGAGTAGTCATATCGATGCTGCCCACGAGGCACTGGCGGATACAATTTGAAGGGCAAGCTGGCAGGCAGTGCTGTAGCGGATGAAGACTACGTTGCATGCATCGCAAATAAGTAGTTTAGAGACTGGCTGTGGCCGCTGTGAAGGCCTGTTGCTGTGGCTGTAAATATGTTCAGAATTAGAGAAATCTTCCAAGTCGGTCTTTTTTTCGTTGATGAGCCTCTTCACCCCCTTTGACGCCCCTGTGACGAGGTCGGTGGTTCGATAAATATAGAAAAAATGCTTTAGTTCTATTTGTAAATGAACAGCACATGAGGTGCATGGCAggaacttggttgcacaaaagcTAGGACGCTATAGGACTTAACGGAGGAGCCGGACAGACCAGCTCTTCCGTTAGTGCAGCACTacgattcaacacaataaatacttAGTCTTCACACCTGTCAATTAGTCTTGTGAATAGTAACGTcgtggagtttttttttttcttcgaatcTGAGTGCTCATGCAAAAGTGTCTTTTCCTTCCAACAGTCTCGTTGATCTCAACGGCAATAAGTAAGCACACGCCTGACTTTTTACTGCCTTCTTTTCCCGTTATAACAAATAGCCTTCCCGTAAATGGCGCTTTTACGCGCATAGAATGCAGCATCATATTGCGCTATGTGGTCACGAGAACGACTGCAGGCGCTCGGGATGAACACCTGCAGTGTTCTCGCTGTCGCCTGCTGAAAGGATTCAGCAGATGCGTGCAGGTTTGTCGCATTAGTCTGCGCACTGTGTGTGCTTTTCGGCGTTTCGTGTCAGTAGTGGTGCCGATGACGTCCGTTCTCTTGTGTCCTTCGCTAATGCCGTGTTTCAGCTGTCGTTACAGGAGCCTGTACCATGCCCTACTGTGCACGCTCGCTGGTGGTCAAGATGAAGAGCTGCCGGTTGCGGCAGTTTTTTATTAAAACAAGAAGCGAATAAACGTCGTCATTTGCCACTTTCATAAATGGACACTCTGTGTTATTGCTATTCCTGCTTTCGGCTCTTGCTTTCATCCCTTCGTATCGGGAGATCACTTTTTGTTTGTTCAGTTTCTCCAATGTCGTTGCTAAACCAGCTGGActctaacatttttttcttattacaaCATTTTCTTACAACATTTACAACAATAGTTTCAAAGCTTAAATTCATCTACCTTTTGTACCATGGCCACTTCAAAATTTCATGGTCACGTTACTTACTTCATCCGTTTTTTACAATCATCAAAAACACATAAATATTCAGTGTTTTGCAATCTCTTATTAGAACGACTTACCTAACAGTGTTCTGTGTTGTAATACTGTGGAATGTTTTGTAATCAAAACTGAAACCATTGATTGTTGTTCAAGATTGTTGCTTTACCTTTGTAAACACTCCTGCAAGGGCCGTTAGAGCCGGAAGTGtgtccaaataaataaatataaaaaaacagTAGCACCCGATGCGTTGGCCGATTGCAAAAATACAATGCGAGTTGGATCAATTCAGAACAATATCATCCAGTTCTCGAACTAAAGGGAGAAAAAAATGCCAGGACGGCAACTTCCTAAGTGCAGTTCATAGATACTGTGATATCAAAAACTAGTAATACCAGGAATTGCGAACACAGCAATTTAGATAGAAGTGCCTCTATGCAGAAACAGAATGTTTTTGCTAACTAGCACCCACCCCGGTGGTGCGGCAGCCCGATGCTACTATCTAGATCGCCCCAACCCGCGTACAATCATCTGGACCCCTGGCCATACAGGGCTGGGtggaaacgaggctgccgatgcctcagcccgcgCACTAAATTACCGGGATCCGCCTCACCCTCCATCGCCTGATGTTCCAGCACCAAATCCGGAGCGCGTGCTGCAGCAGTAGCCACAGGGGTTCAGGACTAGGGACCCCTCCTAGATTTTGTGAGAGGCCGGCCCTTAAGGCCGTTCCCAACTCTCTCCTGTCACCACTCAacaaagtttttcaccaccaccagcccgagaatacacgcaaaattgccgtgcgattCGCTACTCGAGGtcttttgcgtgtattcgcggccttatttcacgctctgaaaaactttttatgtagcacgtattgagcaacagaaagccgtacTGGCAGTGttcaagcttcgcttgaaaagcgtctgttagtcgcctgtccacagagggttatcatcatcagcattggctggagCATCGttgtcttccgcagctggctctttgGCGCCACTCGGgtggcgctcgtgctcgtgctccgCACACGCTCATGCCattgctcccgtgttcgtcgtcgtcgtattcttccacagttggctgcgttgccgctcatcattctagcgtagaatttcacgtctcttctgtcgtcgtaataagGGGGCCGCtgttacgggggtatgagccgttgcttaggggggtatgaggcattgattgtcttacgtcacagacaaatttaattttgaagcaatttaatttcgaagaatcgcatgTGGTAATGGGCGGGCGAATAGTGCTAatcatgccgccgagcaaactcgggaCTTAGAACggaagcgacaacggcggactgcgggaaTACCGTcactgacgtcgttctctccgtcgcagccgaacatgtgtgtaacctcattaagaaacacaaagacgtaaccaataattgagaaatactttaatgaacagTCGGGACTAACCCGGTGATAAACAccgaggccgcacgtttcagctacGCTGGTTAACCGTCTGTACGAAGTGCTCGGGTGGTGATTTTTTAATGTTACtgtgcaattttctcattgacacttttcatttcattATAATATTTGGGGAGTTGATTAATAAATTAAGGTTAtaacgtaattaggcggaatgcaacaaataatctgagtatctccaaaagagagataaaactttattgtgtccatgatggggtctgggggcggcgggggttgggagactaaaccccaggcctccccttcctcagacggctgcccgtccttgctttctggcggcgtcttcggccatccggacggcccagagctgctcttctgggtccaagctgagcagcaaagtcacccactgctcggccgtagttatgatgcgtgtagtgttagtgcggttgGTGTTTTTGGGTGTAGCTTTCGGCCATGCCCAGATGATCTGATCGAGGTCAGCGCAGGCCGCGCAgactttgcagagtggggagtatgcatcgcggtaaatgcggtggtatagcacggggtttgggaatgTTCGCGTCTGAAGTATAGTCGCCAAGTGGTGTATTGTGacttattcagtgttttgtgggCTGGGGTGTTGCGTAaccgctctctgcagtagtggaggaggatttctctgaatgtgaccattcgGTCGCCCGCGTGACTGCGATGCAGAACAGATGGATTGTGAGGATCGGGagacgcaggagacggatgatgcgcctggtgtgcgagagctcgggcggcatcgtgggcggcttcgtttccagccagaatcgaatgaccaggggcccagatgatctgtacgcggcgttgtcttgaggcgggagtgccggagattcttttctgtgcttggggtggtatgagtcctcttgtgtagttgcgaatggccgtttttgaatcgctgatggtGTAGTgggcattggtagaggcataggcCATAGCGATGGCCGTTCCCTCTCCTTCTTggggttgagtggtgagtattgaacatctccaagcgacggcaaacaacattaccttggtgctgtccagctacggggcattaccATATTTATAAAatttggtgcaagttacgtgggacacacTTTATACGTAAGTGATTTGGATTACATATGTCATACATCATGACCATCCAGTTCGTCACTGGACAACATGTGATCCACAAGCGAACCAGTGTGGTCAGCTAGAAGCTTTACAGAACTTGCTATATTATTTGTTGAAAGATTGGAAAGAAGGACGCACCCGGTGCAATTATCTTTGAGCAAGTCTATGTCGATACATGCAGAGATAACCAAACGAGAGTCCGAGGCCCTTCGAGGAGTTACAGTGCGCAGTTTCCATATCATCTATGAATTCGCCAGTAGCTGCTCCTGTAAGAGCGATAGACAACTCCCACATTAAGTTTCATCTGGATACACACAGCTGTTACTTCAGACGACCACCGGCCGTAGGGAAGCATGGAAGAGGCACTGGTGACGAATGCGGCTTTTAATAAGCGATACTACTACTCCATCTTTGAAGGTGCTAGCATTTGGTACCGAAACTGTGGAATACCCAGACATTTGAACCACTTCACCTGTTTTTAACGAACTCTCTGTCACCGCAGTTATAAGCTATCGAGAAAAATACCtcaaggcgtgggatctgcccaCACTAGACAGCATACCCGCATGGAAAACACGCCTCAAGGGTGTGTTTTCCTTGGCCTGGGATTATCAGCAACATGATGATTCGCCCTATGTCAACCTGTCCTTACACCCACGGGAAACCCCGATTGCTTTTCGACGATTCCGTCGTCCCATACTTCGTAATAAGCCTCCTGCCCACCAACCTCTTGCCACGTGACAACTCAATGCAGCGAGCTTAGATACAATTTACGTCTACACTGACGCTGCTCTCTGTGATGACCAGGCCTATATGGCATGGGTCGGCACGTAGACCACCACCTGCACAGGGGCCTTTAGGTGCCATCATTCATGCGGCACCCAGTTCATGCTGAACTCCTTGATATCTGGGGAGCGACTGCAAGCCTTCCATGCACCAACAGAAACCGGTCCATGTCTTCACTGACTCACACAGCCTACTCTAAAATAAATTGCCCAGCCTCGGAGTATGCTACAGCTTCCGCTATTCAATGCGTCTTTCGTAGGCATGGAATATAAAACAGTCGGACAGAAATGACCTTGCCGCCGGGGCATACGAGTGTGCTCCGGGGCAATAcggcggcacacgccgctgctgCATCTACAGGTGTATATATCAACCTTTCGCTGCCCCCATCCCTCAGCGTGAATCCGTATGAGCTCCTAAGCCACATGGCTCCCTCGGTAGCCACCATGCACTACGTGCGTACGTACATACGTCCCTGCCTACTCAAGTAAACAGCGTCTTCAGCAGGTTAACCTAGCTGTCCTCTTTTCGAGCAAGTCTCACCTTTCGCACTCTCAAGTGGTCTTCGTCAATAAGGTTTTCGCAAATTCAGCCTACTCACCGTACTCTATAGCAATCTGGCGACAACCCGACATTACGACAGTGACGGGCACGCATTGCGGGCTGCGCTGCCGCGCAGACCTTGACAATGTAATATGGCGATTTTCTGCGTTCAGTACAGGGACAATGACCACACAGGCTCGACCTACCGTGAAGTGCTGCTCACTGACGCTAACACGCAGCCATTATTTGCCGAATATGATAGTCAGAGCAGCCTGATCAGGGTCAGGGGTCCTGATTGCACACAGCCTCAGAACAAGTGATTTTAATTCAAATGAGTGAAAACCCTAACGACGTGAACGATTTGTAGTCAGGCAACGCCCCGTCCATCCCCACAGAGGACCTGCGCTTCCCCGCTCCCTAATAAAAGACTCTCAATCAATCAAATGAAGCTacaaagagacggcgtccgacGGAACAACCACTGCTGCCGTAGAGCTATTGGAATTGGTGGAAACGTCGAATATGTGTATGCGGACAAATAGGATTTGTTTAGGTGAACCAAGGACTTTACGGCTAGCGTGACAAGTCGGCCTTCTTAGCAATCCCAAGAACTGAGAGGCATACGTGAGTTttccggagacaccacaatgccgatgtctGGTGCTTcacaggcttgaagccagatggtattgAACATGGTGCCTCATCGCAATACCACTGAGCATAGCTTGTGGCCTTCTcgctggcaaactggctaaaGGGTGGGATGGTAGCTGTGAAAGATGACGACCGTTCGCTCTTGGAGTCTCAACGACAACATGAGTGGTGATCAGGCTCTCCTCTGCAATGATAATTGTTGCAGCGGTCTACCTCGGGAGGCCCAGACATGTCCGAAGTGGTTGGGCTTGTACACTCGGTAGTGCAAAGAGATAGTCTTGCATGTACTTGAGAAAACTAAGACTCTGTCGCAGAAATCCGGGCAATCAGTATAAGAAAATGAGTTTGGGATCATTAAACGTTTTCTTTGCTGAACCTTAACAGTCACGCAGAGTACATACCTTCGTTCTGGTTGGCGACGTGCTTGGCCGCTTAACTGATATAATTGTCATGCCTGAACAATATGCAACATGTTCGAGTGGGGAAAATATCATTTTAATGCGTGAGCACTCTTAGGATACTTCAAGCACTGTCCGCGGACCAACTATCTTTCTATATATCTATAGAAAATCGTTTTTCCTTTTACCTGGGTCACTGTGTACtccatggtcgaatggttagcgcaccgggctgctgtgccgagggaacagggttcgaaacgaACCTTCGGACCGACTTATGTCACTCAGTATGTGGCGATGTGTGCATATGTGTCACTGCTCAACGAACCTTTTGACGCCGACAttggtcactgtagatgcggaacTCGATATgcaccgctcttcaatgaatctcttggAGGCCAACTTGGAGCTCTGAATATGTGCCACTCAGTCTCTGCTGGATCTTCAGCGAACCTCTTTACTGCCATCTGAACCTCTTTGCTGCCATCTGACGCCAACTTGGTTAACTAGGTATGTACCATTGGGAATGAGCCACTTTATATTGCCAAAAAAGATCCCATACAATTCACCGATACtaggcggaatcgaacccacgtcgcGCGCATTCCTCAAGGACACAGCAGCCCGaagctttagcaggctgcgccgcCAATGCACTtagtatgtgccgcttttcaatgaacatcacgtcaacttgggtcactgaccAAGTGCCACTGGCGGTGCGGCAACGCAggcaacaattctcagcgttcgcgcgcaccgacgcgccacgtttctcgtctcggaggcgacgcgcggacttctcggcagttcCACTAGATGGCGGCGCGTGTTTAGAAAGAATCGCGAGAGATGAGATTCGCTGCTGCACTtcacgtttctcagcgttcgtatgcaccggcgcgccatgcatttcgaaggACACGCATAGGATTCGCGACACCACCGCTAGGTGGCGGCGAGTGTTCttaggaatgaaaaaaaaaataattatttcttaGAAAAATTATTCATCCTTAGATTAAGAAACATGTACAATATATCTGAATACATGAAGcatgctaggtgactatttgtcatcgtCTCCTTTCAAAGGCGATGCCTATAAATGATCATAATATCATCAAAGGGCAAAAGCGGTACGCGCTTCAGCGGTACCTCACTGCAGTACGCGCCTCACCGCGCAGTGTGTGTCGTCTCAGTCCCTGTCCTTCGTGCTGTACGTCGTTTTTACCATATGTAACTCGTTTCGATAGTGGCGATTGATTACGTGGATATATCGATTTAATGTTAAACGCATTCCCGTGaactcccgcaggggcgtctgcgtaagcaggcgtttggtgtgttgcgacaccacggacccgagcacaagagggttggaccctcccgcgtgtcgccgtgcgcggcttagccg contains the following coding sequences:
- the LOC125944253 gene encoding uncharacterized protein LOC125944253, which gives rise to MASGREIVFPISSSGRSTADTLTPSAYERDLESYTPEDTTVTNSRERFVVLTMSVLLLLISGALFAILLTLLSDDLSLISTAISKHTPDFLLPSFPVITNSLPVNGAFTRIECSIILRYVVTRTTAGARDEHLQCSRCRLLKGFSRCVQYRDNDHTGSTYREVLLTDANTQPLFAEYDSQSSLIRVRGPDCTQPQNK